A genomic region of Apteryx mantelli isolate bAptMan1 chromosome 12, bAptMan1.hap1, whole genome shotgun sequence contains the following coding sequences:
- the APPL1 gene encoding DCC-interacting protein 13-alpha isoform X3 → MPGIDKLPIEETLEDSPQTRSLLGVFEEDAAAISNYVNQLFQAMHRIYDAQNELSAATHLTSKLLKEYEQQLSSCHAVLSTQLADAMMFPITQFKERDLKEILTLKEVFQIASNDHDAAITRYSRLSKRRENEKIKAEVTEDVYTSRKKQHQTMMHYFCALNTLQYKKKIAMLEPLLGYMQAQISFFKMGSENLNEQLEEFLTNIGTSVQNVRREMECEVETMQQTIEDLEVASDPLYLPDPDPTKFPVHRNLTRKAGYLNARNKTGLVSSSWERQFYFTQGGNLMSQARGDVAGGLVMDIDNCSVMAVDCEDRRYCFQITSFDGKKSSILQAESKKDYEEWICTINNISKQIYLSENPEEIAARVNQSALEAVTPSPSFQQRHESMRPTVQSRPPATRTSSTGSLGSESAALSALSLDSLVAPDTPIQFDIISPVSEDQPGQAKTSGQSGRRTNPFGETGGSKSETEDSILHQLFIVRFLGSMEVKYDESPDVVYETMRQILAARAIHNIFRMTESHLLVTCDCLKLIDPQTQVTRLRFPLPNVVLYATHQENKRLFGFVLRTSGGRVDSRQTSVCYIFESNNEGEKICDSVGLAKQIAFHAELDRKASEKQKEIDRVKEKQQKELNKQKQIEKDLEEQSRLIAASSRSNQSSGEGQFVVLSSSQSEDSDLGEDGKKKRESEA, encoded by the exons ATGCCCGGCATCGACAAGCTCCCCATCGAGGAGACGCTGGAGGACAGCCCCCAG ACCCGTTCTTTGCTGGGCGTGTTTGAAGAAGATGCTGCTGCAATTTCCAATTACGTCAATCAGTTATTTCAAGCCATGCACAGAATATATGATGCACAG aatGAATTAAGTGCAGCAACTCATCTGACTTCAAAGCTTCTGAAAGAATATGAGCAGCAG CTCAGTTCTTGCCATGCAGTGCTATCAACTCAACTTGCAGATGCAATGATGTTTCCTATTACCCAGTTTAAAGAAAGGGATCTAAAAG agatACTAACCCTAAAAGAAGTTTTCCAAATTGCAAGCAATG ACCATGATGCTGCCATTACTCGATACAGTCGGTTgtcaaaaagaagggaaaatgaaaaG ATCAAGGCTGAAGTTACAGAAGATGTATATACTTCcaggaaaaaacagcatcagACTATGATGCATTATTTCTGTGCATTAAATACTCttcaatacaaaaagaaaattgcTATGCTAGAGCCTCTGCTAGGATACATGCAAGCTCAG ATAAGTTTTTTTAAAATGGGTTCAGAAAATCTTAATGAGCAGTTGGAAGAGTTTTTGACCAATATTGGCACAAGTGTACAAAA TGTTCGCAGGGAAATGGAGTGTGAAGTAGAAACCATGCAGCAAACTATAGAGGACTTGGAAGTAGCTAGTGATCCGCTGTATTTGCCTGATCCTGATCCTACGAAATTTCCTGTTCATAGAAATCTAACACGGAAAGCTGGCTATCTCAATGCGAGGAA TAAGACAGGGCTGGTATCTTCCAGTTGGGAGAGACAGTTTTACTTCACTCAAGGTGGAAATTTGATGAGCCAGGCAAGAGGTGATGTAGCGGGGGGACTCGTCATGGATATAGACAATTGTTCGGTAATGGCTGTGGACTGCGAAGACAGACGGTACTGTTTTCAGATAACATCTTTTGATGGTAAAAA GTCTTCAATCTTACAGGCAGAGAGTAAAAAAGATTATGAAGAG tggatATGCACAATAAACAACATATCTAAACAGATATATCTAAGTGAAAATCCTGAG GAAATTGCTGCACGTGTAAATCAGTCAGCTCTGGAGGCTGTTACTCCATCGCCCTCCTTTCAACAGAGGCATGAGAGCATGCGGCCAACTGT acaaTCTCGTCCTCCTGCGACTCGTACTAGCAGCACAGGGTCATTGGGATCTGAATCAGCAGCTTTATCGGCACTTTCTTTGGATTCGCTTGTTGCCCCAGACACTCCTATACAATTTGACATAATATCTCCAGTTAGTGAAGATCAGCCTGGTCAAGCAAAAACATCAGGGCAGTCGGGCAG acGCACAAATCCTTTTGGTGAAACTGGAGGCTCAAAATCTGAAACAGAag ATTCCATTCTTCATCAGTTATTTATTGTAAGATTTCTTGGCTCTATGGAGGTGAAATATGATGAAAGTCCAGATGTTGTTTATGAAACAATGCGTCAGATTCTAGCAGCTCGGGCCATTCATAACATTTTCAGGATGACAGAATCGCATTTGTTAGTCACTTGTGACTGTTTAAA GTTAATTGATCCACAGACGCAAGTTACAAGACTACGA TTTCCTTTGCCCAATGTAGTCCTGTATGCTACACACCAGGAGAATAAGCGCCTCTTTGGATTCGTGCTTAGAACTTCAGGAGGGAGAGTTGACAGCCGCCAGACTTCAGTCTGCTATATATTTGAATCAAATAATGAAGGGGAAAAG ATTTGTGACTCCGTTGGACTGGCAAAACAGATTGCTTTTCATGCAGAACTG GATCGAAAAGCAtcggaaaagcagaaagaaatagaTAGAGTAAAAGAGAAACAACAAAAAGAGCtcaataaacaaaaacaaatcgaAAAG GACTTAGAGGAGCAAAGTCGATTGATAGCTGCTTCCAGCAGATCGAACCAGAGCAGTGGAGAAGGACAATTTGTAGTCCTTAGCAGTAGCCAGTCAGAAGACAGTGATTTAGGAGAAGatggaaagaagaagagagaatctGAAGCCTAA
- the APPL1 gene encoding DCC-interacting protein 13-alpha isoform X4: protein MPGIDKLPIEETLEDSPQTRSLLGVFEEDAAAISNYVNQLFQAMHRIYDAQNELSAATHLTSKLLKEYEQQRFPLGGDDEVMSSTLQQFAKVIDELSSCHAVLSTQLADAMMFPITQFKERDLKEILTLKEVFQIASNDHDAAITRYSRLSKRRENEKIKAEVTEDVYTSRKKQHQTMMHYFCALNTLQYKKKIAMLEPLLGYMQAQISFFKMGSENLNEQLEEFLTNIGTSVQNVRREMECEVETMQQTIEDLEVASDPLYLPDPDPTKFPVHRNLTRKAGYLNARNKTGLVSSSWERQFYFTQGGNLMSQARGDVAGGLVMDIDNCSVMAVDCEDRRYCFQITSFDGKKSSILQAESKKDYEEWICTINNISKQIYLSENPEEIAARVNQSALEAVTPSPSFQQRHESMRPTVQSRPPATRTSSTGSLGSESAALSALSLDSLVAPDTPIQFDIISPVSEDQPGQAKTSGQSGRRTNPFGETGGSKSETEDSILHQLFIVRFLGSMEVKYDESPDVVYETMRQILAARAIHNIFRMTESHLLVTCDCLKLIDPQTQVTRLRFPLPNVVLYATHQENKRLFGFVLRTSGGRVDSRQTSVCYIFESNNEGEKICDSVGLAKQIAFHAELDRKASEKQKEIDRVKEKQQKELNKQKQIEKEEKKTLSNLEKS from the exons ATGCCCGGCATCGACAAGCTCCCCATCGAGGAGACGCTGGAGGACAGCCCCCAG ACCCGTTCTTTGCTGGGCGTGTTTGAAGAAGATGCTGCTGCAATTTCCAATTACGTCAATCAGTTATTTCAAGCCATGCACAGAATATATGATGCACAG aatGAATTAAGTGCAGCAACTCATCTGACTTCAAAGCTTCTGAAAGAATATGAGCAGCAG cGTTTTCCACTAGGGGGAGATGATGAAGTTATGAGTTCTACTTTACAGCAATTTGCAAAAGTGATAGATGAG CTCAGTTCTTGCCATGCAGTGCTATCAACTCAACTTGCAGATGCAATGATGTTTCCTATTACCCAGTTTAAAGAAAGGGATCTAAAAG agatACTAACCCTAAAAGAAGTTTTCCAAATTGCAAGCAATG ACCATGATGCTGCCATTACTCGATACAGTCGGTTgtcaaaaagaagggaaaatgaaaaG ATCAAGGCTGAAGTTACAGAAGATGTATATACTTCcaggaaaaaacagcatcagACTATGATGCATTATTTCTGTGCATTAAATACTCttcaatacaaaaagaaaattgcTATGCTAGAGCCTCTGCTAGGATACATGCAAGCTCAG ATAAGTTTTTTTAAAATGGGTTCAGAAAATCTTAATGAGCAGTTGGAAGAGTTTTTGACCAATATTGGCACAAGTGTACAAAA TGTTCGCAGGGAAATGGAGTGTGAAGTAGAAACCATGCAGCAAACTATAGAGGACTTGGAAGTAGCTAGTGATCCGCTGTATTTGCCTGATCCTGATCCTACGAAATTTCCTGTTCATAGAAATCTAACACGGAAAGCTGGCTATCTCAATGCGAGGAA TAAGACAGGGCTGGTATCTTCCAGTTGGGAGAGACAGTTTTACTTCACTCAAGGTGGAAATTTGATGAGCCAGGCAAGAGGTGATGTAGCGGGGGGACTCGTCATGGATATAGACAATTGTTCGGTAATGGCTGTGGACTGCGAAGACAGACGGTACTGTTTTCAGATAACATCTTTTGATGGTAAAAA GTCTTCAATCTTACAGGCAGAGAGTAAAAAAGATTATGAAGAG tggatATGCACAATAAACAACATATCTAAACAGATATATCTAAGTGAAAATCCTGAG GAAATTGCTGCACGTGTAAATCAGTCAGCTCTGGAGGCTGTTACTCCATCGCCCTCCTTTCAACAGAGGCATGAGAGCATGCGGCCAACTGT acaaTCTCGTCCTCCTGCGACTCGTACTAGCAGCACAGGGTCATTGGGATCTGAATCAGCAGCTTTATCGGCACTTTCTTTGGATTCGCTTGTTGCCCCAGACACTCCTATACAATTTGACATAATATCTCCAGTTAGTGAAGATCAGCCTGGTCAAGCAAAAACATCAGGGCAGTCGGGCAG acGCACAAATCCTTTTGGTGAAACTGGAGGCTCAAAATCTGAAACAGAag ATTCCATTCTTCATCAGTTATTTATTGTAAGATTTCTTGGCTCTATGGAGGTGAAATATGATGAAAGTCCAGATGTTGTTTATGAAACAATGCGTCAGATTCTAGCAGCTCGGGCCATTCATAACATTTTCAGGATGACAGAATCGCATTTGTTAGTCACTTGTGACTGTTTAAA GTTAATTGATCCACAGACGCAAGTTACAAGACTACGA TTTCCTTTGCCCAATGTAGTCCTGTATGCTACACACCAGGAGAATAAGCGCCTCTTTGGATTCGTGCTTAGAACTTCAGGAGGGAGAGTTGACAGCCGCCAGACTTCAGTCTGCTATATATTTGAATCAAATAATGAAGGGGAAAAG ATTTGTGACTCCGTTGGACTGGCAAAACAGATTGCTTTTCATGCAGAACTG GATCGAAAAGCAtcggaaaagcagaaagaaatagaTAGAGTAAAAGAGAAACAACAAAAAGAGCtcaataaacaaaaacaaatcgaAAAG gaagaaaaaaaaactttgtcaAACCTAGAAAAGAGCTGA
- the ASB14 gene encoding ankyrin repeat and SOCS box protein 14: protein MYNSTYVFDDDCDEIPTQHAIQESLWDMHKNETSVDVAENESFQFVPSKERGKIIAAIRTGQEEALKKLVKHSSAFEEADQQGWLPLHEAAAQLNKNILEITLKASSAITWEQTTLKGETPLLVAVRNCFIDNVRFLLLNGCNPNAKNEEGDSPLVTAIKHDAYEIASLLISFGAKVNLQCVHKRTALHEAARLGRKDLVKLLLRSGADPDPRSGYGLTPLALAAQTGHTEIMELLLQKGADVLSQAMDCASVLFEAAGGGNPDSLSLLLEYGADANVPKHSGHLPIHRAAYRGHFLALKNLVPVTNFDAIKESGISPVHSAAAGAHPQCLEFLLRSGFDANFMLDQRVRKGYDDHRKSALYFAVSNGDICSTQLLLNAGALPNQDPINCLQIALRMGNYELMNLLLRHGANVNYFCRVNTTHFPSALQYALKDEVMLRMLMNYGYDVQRCFDCPRGNSSHSQYVTDGWTSTVIKDTMFCEVITLSWLKHLSGKVVRIMLDYVDHVNICWKLEAVLKEQELWPEINSILTNPRSLKHLCRLKIRECMGRLRLRCPVFMTFLPLPNCLKDYILYKEYDLYGQENFLGTYNLNCT from the exons G GCCAAGAGGAAGCCTTGAAGAAGTTGGTGAAGCACAGTTCTGCTTTTGAAGAAGCAGACCAGCAAGGCTGGCTTCCTCTGCATGAAGCTGCAGCACAGCTGAATAAGAACATCCTCGAAATAACTTTGAAAG CCTCCAGTGCCATTACGTGGGAACAGACCACTCTAAAAGGGGAAACGCCTCTTTTGGTAGCAGTAAGAAACTGCTTTATAGATAATGTCCGCTTTCTCCTGCTCAATGGCTGCAATCCCAATGCTAAGAATGAAGAAGGAGATTCTCCTTTAGTTACAG CAATTAAACATGATGCATATGAGATTGCCTCCTTGTTGATAAGTTTTGGTGCAAAAGTGAATTTGCAGTGTGTCCACAAGAGGACTGCTTTACACGAGGCAGCCAGACTAGGCAGAAAGGATCTGGTGAAGCTTCTGCTTCGTTCTGGAGCAGATCCTGATCCTCGCAGTGGATATGGACTCACACCTCTAGCACTGGCTGCACAGACTGGACATACAGAAATTATGGAGCTTTTACTGCAAAAAG GTGCTGATGTTCTTTCACAGGCAATGGATTGTGCTTCTGTATTATTtgaagcagcaggaggaggaaatccaGATTCGCTGAGCCTTTTACTAGAATATGGGGCTGATGCTAATGTACCAAAGCACTCAGGTCATTTGCCGATCCATAGAGCTGCATATAGAGGACACTTTCT agCCTTAAAAAACTTAGTTCCAGTTACTAATTTTGATGCCATTAAAGAAAGTGGGATAAGTCCAGTTCactcagctgcagcaggagcacatCCTCAGTGCCTTGAGTTTCTCCTCAGATCTGGGTTTGATGCCAACTTTATGCTGGATCAGAGAGTTCGCAAAGGCTACGATGACCACAGGAAATCAGCATTGTACTTTGCTGTTTCAAATGGGGATATCTGTTCAACACAGTTACTGCTGAATGCTGGAGCCCTGCCAAACCAAGATCCCATCAATTGTCTCCAAATAGCCTTGAGAATGGGCAACTACGAGCTAATGAATCTACTGCTCCGGCATGGAGCTAACGTCAATTACTTCTGCAGAGTGAATACAACACATTTTCCATCAGCTCTACAGTACGCGCTGAAAGATGAAGTCATGTTAAGAATGCTGATGAACTATGGGTATGACGTGCAGCGCTGCTTTGATTGCCCTCGGGGAAATAGTTCCCATTCCCAGTATGTGACTGATGGATGGACTTCTACTGTTATCAAAGATACAATG TTCTGTGAAGTGATCACTTTGTCATGGCTGAAGCATCTGTCTGGGAAAGTAGTGCGAATAATGTTAGATTATGTTGATCACGTTAATATCTGCTGGAAGCTAGAAgcagttctcaaagaacaggaacTCTGGCCAGAAATCAACTCAATTCTAA CAAATCCTCGCTCTTTGAAACATCTTTGTCGTCTGAAGATACGGGAATGCATGGGCCGGTTGCGTCTCCGTTGTCCTGTCTTCATGACCTTCCTTCCACTGCCAAACTGCTTGAAAGACTACATACTATACAAGGAATATGATCTTTATGGACAGGAAAACTTCTTAGGAACCTACAACCTCAACTGCACATAA
- the APPL1 gene encoding DCC-interacting protein 13-alpha isoform X2: MERCGPRTGWVDYKTRSLLGVFEEDAAAISNYVNQLFQAMHRIYDAQNELSAATHLTSKLLKEYEQQRFPLGGDDEVMSSTLQQFAKVIDELSSCHAVLSTQLADAMMFPITQFKERDLKEILTLKEVFQIASNDHDAAITRYSRLSKRRENEKIKAEVTEDVYTSRKKQHQTMMHYFCALNTLQYKKKIAMLEPLLGYMQAQISFFKMGSENLNEQLEEFLTNIGTSVQNVRREMECEVETMQQTIEDLEVASDPLYLPDPDPTKFPVHRNLTRKAGYLNARNKTGLVSSSWERQFYFTQGGNLMSQARGDVAGGLVMDIDNCSVMAVDCEDRRYCFQITSFDGKKSSILQAESKKDYEEWICTINNISKQIYLSENPEEIAARVNQSALEAVTPSPSFQQRHESMRPTVQSRPPATRTSSTGSLGSESAALSALSLDSLVAPDTPIQFDIISPVSEDQPGQAKTSGQSGRRTNPFGETGGSKSETEDSILHQLFIVRFLGSMEVKYDESPDVVYETMRQILAARAIHNIFRMTESHLLVTCDCLKLIDPQTQVTRLRFPLPNVVLYATHQENKRLFGFVLRTSGGRVDSRQTSVCYIFESNNEGEKICDSVGLAKQIAFHAELDRKASEKQKEIDRVKEKQQKELNKQKQIEKDLEEQSRLIAASSRSNQSSGEGQFVVLSSSQSEDSDLGEDGKKKRESEA, encoded by the exons ATGGAGAGATGTGGACCAAGGACTGGATGGGTGGACTACAAG ACCCGTTCTTTGCTGGGCGTGTTTGAAGAAGATGCTGCTGCAATTTCCAATTACGTCAATCAGTTATTTCAAGCCATGCACAGAATATATGATGCACAG aatGAATTAAGTGCAGCAACTCATCTGACTTCAAAGCTTCTGAAAGAATATGAGCAGCAG cGTTTTCCACTAGGGGGAGATGATGAAGTTATGAGTTCTACTTTACAGCAATTTGCAAAAGTGATAGATGAG CTCAGTTCTTGCCATGCAGTGCTATCAACTCAACTTGCAGATGCAATGATGTTTCCTATTACCCAGTTTAAAGAAAGGGATCTAAAAG agatACTAACCCTAAAAGAAGTTTTCCAAATTGCAAGCAATG ACCATGATGCTGCCATTACTCGATACAGTCGGTTgtcaaaaagaagggaaaatgaaaaG ATCAAGGCTGAAGTTACAGAAGATGTATATACTTCcaggaaaaaacagcatcagACTATGATGCATTATTTCTGTGCATTAAATACTCttcaatacaaaaagaaaattgcTATGCTAGAGCCTCTGCTAGGATACATGCAAGCTCAG ATAAGTTTTTTTAAAATGGGTTCAGAAAATCTTAATGAGCAGTTGGAAGAGTTTTTGACCAATATTGGCACAAGTGTACAAAA TGTTCGCAGGGAAATGGAGTGTGAAGTAGAAACCATGCAGCAAACTATAGAGGACTTGGAAGTAGCTAGTGATCCGCTGTATTTGCCTGATCCTGATCCTACGAAATTTCCTGTTCATAGAAATCTAACACGGAAAGCTGGCTATCTCAATGCGAGGAA TAAGACAGGGCTGGTATCTTCCAGTTGGGAGAGACAGTTTTACTTCACTCAAGGTGGAAATTTGATGAGCCAGGCAAGAGGTGATGTAGCGGGGGGACTCGTCATGGATATAGACAATTGTTCGGTAATGGCTGTGGACTGCGAAGACAGACGGTACTGTTTTCAGATAACATCTTTTGATGGTAAAAA GTCTTCAATCTTACAGGCAGAGAGTAAAAAAGATTATGAAGAG tggatATGCACAATAAACAACATATCTAAACAGATATATCTAAGTGAAAATCCTGAG GAAATTGCTGCACGTGTAAATCAGTCAGCTCTGGAGGCTGTTACTCCATCGCCCTCCTTTCAACAGAGGCATGAGAGCATGCGGCCAACTGT acaaTCTCGTCCTCCTGCGACTCGTACTAGCAGCACAGGGTCATTGGGATCTGAATCAGCAGCTTTATCGGCACTTTCTTTGGATTCGCTTGTTGCCCCAGACACTCCTATACAATTTGACATAATATCTCCAGTTAGTGAAGATCAGCCTGGTCAAGCAAAAACATCAGGGCAGTCGGGCAG acGCACAAATCCTTTTGGTGAAACTGGAGGCTCAAAATCTGAAACAGAag ATTCCATTCTTCATCAGTTATTTATTGTAAGATTTCTTGGCTCTATGGAGGTGAAATATGATGAAAGTCCAGATGTTGTTTATGAAACAATGCGTCAGATTCTAGCAGCTCGGGCCATTCATAACATTTTCAGGATGACAGAATCGCATTTGTTAGTCACTTGTGACTGTTTAAA GTTAATTGATCCACAGACGCAAGTTACAAGACTACGA TTTCCTTTGCCCAATGTAGTCCTGTATGCTACACACCAGGAGAATAAGCGCCTCTTTGGATTCGTGCTTAGAACTTCAGGAGGGAGAGTTGACAGCCGCCAGACTTCAGTCTGCTATATATTTGAATCAAATAATGAAGGGGAAAAG ATTTGTGACTCCGTTGGACTGGCAAAACAGATTGCTTTTCATGCAGAACTG GATCGAAAAGCAtcggaaaagcagaaagaaatagaTAGAGTAAAAGAGAAACAACAAAAAGAGCtcaataaacaaaaacaaatcgaAAAG GACTTAGAGGAGCAAAGTCGATTGATAGCTGCTTCCAGCAGATCGAACCAGAGCAGTGGAGAAGGACAATTTGTAGTCCTTAGCAGTAGCCAGTCAGAAGACAGTGATTTAGGAGAAGatggaaagaagaagagagaatctGAAGCCTAA
- the APPL1 gene encoding DCC-interacting protein 13-alpha isoform X1 produces MPGIDKLPIEETLEDSPQTRSLLGVFEEDAAAISNYVNQLFQAMHRIYDAQNELSAATHLTSKLLKEYEQQRFPLGGDDEVMSSTLQQFAKVIDELSSCHAVLSTQLADAMMFPITQFKERDLKEILTLKEVFQIASNDHDAAITRYSRLSKRRENEKIKAEVTEDVYTSRKKQHQTMMHYFCALNTLQYKKKIAMLEPLLGYMQAQISFFKMGSENLNEQLEEFLTNIGTSVQNVRREMECEVETMQQTIEDLEVASDPLYLPDPDPTKFPVHRNLTRKAGYLNARNKTGLVSSSWERQFYFTQGGNLMSQARGDVAGGLVMDIDNCSVMAVDCEDRRYCFQITSFDGKKSSILQAESKKDYEEWICTINNISKQIYLSENPEEIAARVNQSALEAVTPSPSFQQRHESMRPTVQSRPPATRTSSTGSLGSESAALSALSLDSLVAPDTPIQFDIISPVSEDQPGQAKTSGQSGRRTNPFGETGGSKSETEDSILHQLFIVRFLGSMEVKYDESPDVVYETMRQILAARAIHNIFRMTESHLLVTCDCLKLIDPQTQVTRLRFPLPNVVLYATHQENKRLFGFVLRTSGGRVDSRQTSVCYIFESNNEGEKICDSVGLAKQIAFHAELDRKASEKQKEIDRVKEKQQKELNKQKQIEKDLEEQSRLIAASSRSNQSSGEGQFVVLSSSQSEDSDLGEDGKKKRESEA; encoded by the exons ATGCCCGGCATCGACAAGCTCCCCATCGAGGAGACGCTGGAGGACAGCCCCCAG ACCCGTTCTTTGCTGGGCGTGTTTGAAGAAGATGCTGCTGCAATTTCCAATTACGTCAATCAGTTATTTCAAGCCATGCACAGAATATATGATGCACAG aatGAATTAAGTGCAGCAACTCATCTGACTTCAAAGCTTCTGAAAGAATATGAGCAGCAG cGTTTTCCACTAGGGGGAGATGATGAAGTTATGAGTTCTACTTTACAGCAATTTGCAAAAGTGATAGATGAG CTCAGTTCTTGCCATGCAGTGCTATCAACTCAACTTGCAGATGCAATGATGTTTCCTATTACCCAGTTTAAAGAAAGGGATCTAAAAG agatACTAACCCTAAAAGAAGTTTTCCAAATTGCAAGCAATG ACCATGATGCTGCCATTACTCGATACAGTCGGTTgtcaaaaagaagggaaaatgaaaaG ATCAAGGCTGAAGTTACAGAAGATGTATATACTTCcaggaaaaaacagcatcagACTATGATGCATTATTTCTGTGCATTAAATACTCttcaatacaaaaagaaaattgcTATGCTAGAGCCTCTGCTAGGATACATGCAAGCTCAG ATAAGTTTTTTTAAAATGGGTTCAGAAAATCTTAATGAGCAGTTGGAAGAGTTTTTGACCAATATTGGCACAAGTGTACAAAA TGTTCGCAGGGAAATGGAGTGTGAAGTAGAAACCATGCAGCAAACTATAGAGGACTTGGAAGTAGCTAGTGATCCGCTGTATTTGCCTGATCCTGATCCTACGAAATTTCCTGTTCATAGAAATCTAACACGGAAAGCTGGCTATCTCAATGCGAGGAA TAAGACAGGGCTGGTATCTTCCAGTTGGGAGAGACAGTTTTACTTCACTCAAGGTGGAAATTTGATGAGCCAGGCAAGAGGTGATGTAGCGGGGGGACTCGTCATGGATATAGACAATTGTTCGGTAATGGCTGTGGACTGCGAAGACAGACGGTACTGTTTTCAGATAACATCTTTTGATGGTAAAAA GTCTTCAATCTTACAGGCAGAGAGTAAAAAAGATTATGAAGAG tggatATGCACAATAAACAACATATCTAAACAGATATATCTAAGTGAAAATCCTGAG GAAATTGCTGCACGTGTAAATCAGTCAGCTCTGGAGGCTGTTACTCCATCGCCCTCCTTTCAACAGAGGCATGAGAGCATGCGGCCAACTGT acaaTCTCGTCCTCCTGCGACTCGTACTAGCAGCACAGGGTCATTGGGATCTGAATCAGCAGCTTTATCGGCACTTTCTTTGGATTCGCTTGTTGCCCCAGACACTCCTATACAATTTGACATAATATCTCCAGTTAGTGAAGATCAGCCTGGTCAAGCAAAAACATCAGGGCAGTCGGGCAG acGCACAAATCCTTTTGGTGAAACTGGAGGCTCAAAATCTGAAACAGAag ATTCCATTCTTCATCAGTTATTTATTGTAAGATTTCTTGGCTCTATGGAGGTGAAATATGATGAAAGTCCAGATGTTGTTTATGAAACAATGCGTCAGATTCTAGCAGCTCGGGCCATTCATAACATTTTCAGGATGACAGAATCGCATTTGTTAGTCACTTGTGACTGTTTAAA GTTAATTGATCCACAGACGCAAGTTACAAGACTACGA TTTCCTTTGCCCAATGTAGTCCTGTATGCTACACACCAGGAGAATAAGCGCCTCTTTGGATTCGTGCTTAGAACTTCAGGAGGGAGAGTTGACAGCCGCCAGACTTCAGTCTGCTATATATTTGAATCAAATAATGAAGGGGAAAAG ATTTGTGACTCCGTTGGACTGGCAAAACAGATTGCTTTTCATGCAGAACTG GATCGAAAAGCAtcggaaaagcagaaagaaatagaTAGAGTAAAAGAGAAACAACAAAAAGAGCtcaataaacaaaaacaaatcgaAAAG GACTTAGAGGAGCAAAGTCGATTGATAGCTGCTTCCAGCAGATCGAACCAGAGCAGTGGAGAAGGACAATTTGTAGTCCTTAGCAGTAGCCAGTCAGAAGACAGTGATTTAGGAGAAGatggaaagaagaagagagaatctGAAGCCTAA